A portion of the Armatimonadota bacterium genome contains these proteins:
- a CDS encoding PEP-CTERM sorting domain-containing protein: MPNKYIFLTVAAMVAVALPVHGQTVLAGSGDHAAVLSVVNQYRTLLGPLNANTPGVGNPNGRREINWDAVGDAFSDPNLFPGNFLNAPVAPRARGAEFTTPGSGFLLSADDSNPTNTPVEYARINASYPNEFAVFSQQRLFTALDSVITDVRFFVAGTNFPATVTGFGAVFTDIDLPDSTKMEYYDANNSLIYSIFVPAGVNPHESFSFAGVKFADRIVSRVRIFSGNAAMGLNSGPNDDPLNGHDVVVMDDFIYGEPVPEPASMAVLGGGLIALAVRSRRRKQ; the protein is encoded by the coding sequence ATGCCGAACAAGTACATCTTTTTGACGGTAGCGGCCATGGTGGCGGTCGCGCTGCCGGTCCACGGCCAAACCGTCTTGGCCGGCTCTGGCGATCACGCCGCGGTGCTCAGCGTCGTCAATCAGTACAGAACCCTGCTGGGACCGCTCAACGCCAACACGCCTGGCGTGGGCAATCCAAACGGTAGAAGAGAAATCAACTGGGACGCGGTGGGCGATGCCTTCTCGGATCCTAACCTCTTCCCCGGCAACTTTCTCAACGCGCCGGTCGCGCCCCGCGCCCGCGGCGCCGAGTTCACAACGCCTGGCTCTGGGTTTCTCTTGAGCGCGGACGACAGCAACCCGACCAATACCCCGGTCGAGTACGCTCGGATCAACGCTTCTTATCCGAACGAGTTCGCCGTGTTCAGCCAGCAAAGGCTGTTCACCGCGCTCGACAGCGTCATTACCGACGTGCGCTTCTTCGTAGCCGGTACCAACTTCCCGGCGACGGTTACGGGGTTTGGCGCCGTGTTTACCGACATCGACCTGCCCGACAGCACAAAGATGGAGTATTACGACGCCAACAACAGTCTGATCTACTCCATCTTCGTTCCTGCGGGCGTTAATCCTCACGAAAGTTTCTCCTTTGCCGGAGTCAAGTTCGCCGATCGGATCGTCTCCCGCGTTCGAATCTTCAGCGGAAACGCTGCAATGGGTTTGAACAGCGGCCCTAACGACGATCCGCTGAACGGACACGATGTCGTCGTCATGGACGACTTTATTTATGGCGAACCCGTGCCCGAGCCCGCCTCGATGGCCGTCTTGGGCGGCGGTTTGATCGCATTGGCGGTGCGCTCGCGACGGCGCAAGCAGTAA
- a CDS encoding phytanoyl-CoA dioxygenase family protein produces MNIYRVNLNEPFLVASEVVEEYRDTGRAVIRGLLNPDALQPYRDAIANTLAIAAEERHIQPGIGGEQRRFVQITNLWQLNAPCREFVFAKRFASIAAQLMGAPSVRLYHDQALFKEPGGKNTPWHQDQHYWPLDTDNTITMWMALCPVTAEMGAMSFADGSHKEGFLGHRAISDENHVEFEKMVAERGWPTTQYELQPGDATFHSGLTLHMAGPNRSSYMREAMTVIYYPDGTRIMEPDSPHRQADLQAFHPGQQPGEPAASPLNPILFP; encoded by the coding sequence GTGAACATCTATCGTGTGAACCTGAACGAACCTTTCCTGGTCGCTTCCGAAGTTGTCGAAGAGTATCGGGATACCGGTCGAGCGGTGATTCGAGGGCTGCTTAACCCCGACGCGCTGCAGCCTTATCGCGACGCCATTGCGAACACCCTCGCTATTGCAGCCGAAGAGCGCCACATTCAACCCGGCATTGGCGGCGAGCAGCGCCGGTTCGTGCAAATCACAAACCTCTGGCAATTGAACGCACCATGCAGGGAGTTCGTATTCGCAAAACGGTTTGCCTCCATCGCGGCCCAGCTCATGGGCGCGCCGTCCGTTCGCCTTTACCACGACCAGGCGCTGTTCAAGGAACCGGGCGGTAAAAACACCCCGTGGCACCAAGACCAGCACTATTGGCCGCTGGACACCGACAACACGATCACGATGTGGATGGCGCTCTGTCCCGTAACGGCCGAAATGGGCGCCATGAGTTTTGCCGATGGCTCTCACAAAGAAGGTTTCCTGGGCCACCGAGCGATCTCCGACGAAAACCATGTCGAATTCGAAAAGATGGTGGCCGAGCGCGGCTGGCCGACAACGCAATACGAGCTTCAACCGGGCGATGCGACCTTTCACTCCGGCCTGACGCTGCACATGGCCGGTCCCAATCGCAGCAGTTACATGCGAGAGGCCATGACCGTCATCTACTACCCCGACGGCACCCGGATTATGGAACCGGACAGCCCGCATCGCCAAGCCGATCTGCAAGCGTTTCATCCGGGACAGCAACCGGGCGAACCGGCTGCCAGTCCACTGAATCCAATACTCTTTCCTTGA